One stretch of Segatella copri DNA includes these proteins:
- a CDS encoding AAA family ATPase, with the protein MNKIIINVGRQIGSGGHIIAEKLAEDFGCKCYDRELLNLAAKESGFSEKFFEQNDEQKGFFKSLFHTHLPFLSDNNFYHNDFSQEGLYKFQSDAIRKAADEGNCVFVGRTADYVLRDYKNVINIFITANIDDRIKAVCKRKDIDRASARKFIESHEEQRASYYDYYTGKKWGHSESYDLCINSSHLGIEETEKFIAEFIRKKFGLSD; encoded by the coding sequence ATGAATAAGATTATCATAAACGTGGGTCGCCAGATAGGTAGCGGCGGCCATATCATCGCCGAGAAGCTGGCGGAGGATTTCGGTTGCAAATGTTACGACCGTGAGCTGCTGAATCTTGCCGCCAAGGAGAGTGGATTCTCTGAGAAATTCTTCGAGCAGAACGATGAGCAGAAGGGATTCTTCAAGTCTCTCTTCCATACCCATCTGCCCTTCCTGAGCGATAACAATTTCTATCACAACGACTTCTCGCAGGAAGGTCTGTACAAGTTCCAGAGCGACGCCATCAGAAAGGCTGCCGATGAGGGCAACTGCGTGTTTGTGGGCAGAACCGCCGACTATGTACTGCGTGATTACAAGAACGTGATCAACATCTTCATCACCGCCAATATCGACGACCGCATCAAGGCAGTGTGCAAGCGAAAGGACATCGACAGAGCCTCCGCTCGCAAGTTCATCGAAAGCCATGAGGAGCAGCGCGCCTCTTACTACGATTACTATACAGGCAAGAAGTGGGGACACAGCGAGAGCTACGACCTCTGCATCAACAGCAGCCATCTGGGAATCGAAGAAACAGAGAAGTTTATCGCAGAATTTATCAGAAAGAAGTTCGGACTTAGTGATTAA
- a CDS encoding MATE family efflux transporter, whose product MENKQATLELGTKPVGKLLVQYALPAMIAMTAASLYNIVDRVFIGQGVGAMAISGLAITFPFMNLTAAFGAGVGVGASTAISVKLGQKDYATAQNILGNTISLNLIIGIGLSIICLLFLDPILRFFGASDQTLIYAHEYMVIILLGNVVSHMYFGMNALLRAASKPKQAMYATIFTVVMNVILDALFILVFKWGIQGAAIATILSQLMALMWQIKLFSNKSELLHFKKGIYKLKRKLVDNILAIGISPFLMNVCACIIVIFINNQLVRFGGDLSVGAYGIANGIAMVFIMFVLGVNQGMQPIAGYNYGAQKLDRLMRVLNLSIIAATAIMVTGWLIAMFLPYYCARMFTTDKHLIDLGIKAIRVVMFCFPVIGFQMVITNFFQCIGKVKISIFLSLSRQLLILLPLLAFLPMIWDIDGVWYSMPISDFSAAVIAGVVMVWYMNKLKRQHQEQLKVKSL is encoded by the coding sequence ATGGAAAATAAACAAGCGACATTAGAATTAGGTACGAAGCCGGTGGGCAAGCTGCTCGTTCAGTATGCCTTGCCAGCTATGATTGCGATGACCGCCGCCTCACTCTACAACATCGTAGACCGAGTATTCATCGGTCAGGGTGTGGGAGCCATGGCCATCTCAGGTCTCGCCATCACCTTCCCCTTCATGAACCTCACCGCTGCCTTCGGAGCCGGTGTGGGCGTAGGAGCGTCTACTGCCATCAGCGTGAAGTTGGGACAAAAAGACTATGCCACAGCGCAAAACATTCTGGGTAACACGATTTCACTGAATCTCATCATCGGTATCGGACTGAGCATCATCTGTCTGCTCTTCCTCGACCCAATCCTGAGATTCTTCGGAGCCAGCGACCAGACGCTCATCTATGCCCATGAGTATATGGTCATCATCCTGCTGGGCAATGTGGTGAGCCACATGTATTTCGGCATGAACGCCCTGCTCCGAGCAGCGAGCAAGCCCAAGCAGGCGATGTACGCCACCATCTTCACGGTGGTGATGAACGTGATACTCGATGCCCTCTTCATCCTCGTCTTCAAATGGGGAATACAGGGTGCCGCCATCGCCACCATCCTTTCGCAGCTGATGGCGCTGATGTGGCAGATCAAGCTCTTCAGCAACAAGAGTGAACTGCTCCACTTCAAGAAAGGAATCTACAAACTGAAGAGGAAACTCGTAGATAACATCCTCGCCATCGGCATTTCGCCTTTCCTGATGAACGTGTGCGCCTGCATCATCGTCATCTTCATCAACAACCAGCTGGTGCGGTTCGGAGGCGACCTCTCCGTGGGAGCCTACGGAATAGCCAATGGTATTGCGATGGTGTTCATCATGTTCGTATTAGGCGTAAACCAGGGAATGCAGCCTATAGCCGGCTACAACTATGGAGCACAGAAACTGGACCGACTGATGCGCGTACTGAATCTGAGCATCATTGCCGCCACCGCCATCATGGTAACGGGCTGGCTGATAGCGATGTTCCTGCCTTACTACTGCGCGAGAATGTTTACTACCGATAAGCATCTGATAGACCTGGGCATTAAGGCGATCAGAGTAGTGATGTTCTGCTTCCCGGTCATCGGGTTCCAGATGGTCATCACGAACTTCTTCCAGTGCATCGGAAAGGTGAAGATCAGTATCTTCCTCTCCTTGTCGAGACAGTTGCTCATCCTTCTGCCGCTCCTGGCTTTCCTGCCGATGATCTGGGACATTGATGGAGTATGGTACAGTATGCCTATCTCCGACTTCTCAGCCGCAGTCATCGCCGGAGTCGTCATGGTATGGTACATGAACAAGTTGAAAAGACAACACCAAGAACAGCTAAAAGTTAAAAGTTTATAG